The following nucleotide sequence is from Podospora bellae-mahoneyi strain CBS 112042 chromosome 1 map unlocalized CBS112042p_1, whole genome shotgun sequence.
AGGGCAAGGCGGCCTGGCCGTTCAAGTTCAACCTGATCTACAGCGTGACGCTGAATAGGAGGGATCTGACGacgagcttggtggtgacgaatgatgatgagagggcGTTTGATTGCCAGGTTTTGATGCATACTTATCTCAAGGTTAAGGTAcgcttttttcttcttcccgtCTGAAACAGGAGAGAAACGCTGACAATAATGAAAAACAGGACATCACAAACGTTACCATTTCCGGCCTCGACAGCTCATCCTATGTCGACAAGGTTGACGCTGCTTCGACAAAGACACAGTCGGGGGAGATTAGAATTGAGGGCGAGACGGACAGGGTGTACACCGCCGATGGGCCGCTGACTGTGTCCGAGGGCGGCAAGACTCTCTTTACCGTCACGAGGGACAACCTCTCCAACGTGGTTGTGTGGAACCCCTGGGTCGAAAAGGCCAAGGACATGGGTGATTTCGAGCCAAAGGATGGGTACAAGGAGATGCTCTGTGTTGAGCCAGGGTCGGTAGGCGGCTGGCAGAcgctggagaagggggatgcGTTTGAGGGAGCGCAGACGATCGCTTTGGGGGCTTGACTGAGGGCTGTTCTCTGAGAGTAGGGAACGATGATATGACCGGATGTGATGATGAATTCAGCCATgtgattttctttttgggaaGACGATGTGATGTTCGATTTCGGTGTGATTTGGTGTTATTTCTAAACAAGTATAAAACACATTCTAGCAAACTGATCATTGTTCAAGAGACATGGTGCAAGCCATTGCAAGATAGGTAAAACATAAAATCAAATTATATCAAGCAAAAGACATGAAACGATATCCAAAAGACGTCTATAAACTGATCATTGTTATCCCCGCGAAGGCCCCCCCAGGTAACTAGCCAAGCGGACATCGTTTGCGTGCCACTGTAGCGCCTCCCGCATCTTCTGGCCATACGCCTGCTCCTGAGCCTCCAGCAACAGCTCCTCTGGGGTTGCAGACTgctcttcccccttttcaaaATCACTAGGCCCAAACCCAGGCTGGCTGGAAAAACTCAGCAGCCCCAgcttctcccccgtccaGAAAACCAAGTCATTGTTATTGACCTGGGCTTCGCCACCACTGGACAAAGCCGCGGCCCTTGTTGCAAGCAGCTTCCGCGCCAGGTCGCCCGAGCCAGGCATCGAGGCAAAAATTGACGATCCCTCCGTTCTCTCGCTGTGTCCGATTCTGTGCCGGCGCACCTCGGTGAAGCCGTCGCGTTCGAACCACTTGACGTACCCCATACCATCTGCCACGGCGAGACAAGAGCCGTGGTTGACGACGGACATTAGTTTGGAGCGGGCACATGTCTGCCGGTTTCTGGCCGGCTCTCCCACAGGTGGTAGGCCGTAAAGCTCCAGAGATCCCTTTGACTTGTACTCGCCGCATGCGATGAGGGTTCTTCCCGGGGCAGATTTGGACTTTTCCACTTGCTCCAACGAGAGGCGTGCCTGGCGGCGGGCTTGAGAGTCTTCGTAGGAAAAGGGGTAGGGTAGTGATGTCATGCTGCAGAGATTGGCGCCCGAGTAGACTGTTCCCTTGATGCGGGAAAATTGGCGGCGGTCGTAGTGCAGGATGCTCTTGAAGCGACCGGCGACGTAGATGTCGTCGGATAGGCTGCTGGGCTGGCCTTCCACTGGGAGGTGAAGGATACTCACAGGCCCTGGCTGTGCAAGGGGGACGTAAGGGGGTAGAGGCGAGTCGTCAAATAGCTGTCGGTATGGATCTTGGCTGATATCTTCGAGTTGTACTTTCGTCCCGTCAAAGGCATCTATCGTGTCAACAATATCGGCTCGAGGGGGAGTTCTAGATCGGTAGTCATGAAGGTGAAGGCCGAGGCTTGTGCCGACAGTGAGAGGAACGGCCGAGTTGGCGGCTGATAAAGTCGCAATAGACCACGGGAATGTCTCACGGTGTATGACTGACAGTGTGGGTAAGTCGACCTCGATAAGGTCTGATACAGATAGTTGTTAGCCAGTTTCAACCGAAGAAAGTTGGTGACTACTTACTTTGCTGTACCGCAAAAAATGCCCTGTGTCTCTGGCTATCCACGCTCACACACTCAGTGACGCCAGAATCTATCTGATTAGATCTGGTCTTGGGACCGGCAAACAAGATGCCCGGTCGGCTACGTGCAACAATGGCACCTCTTTTCGTGGCAGAACCGCCACTGACATGCCAGAGGCAGACACTCCCATCATCTAAGGGAGAGACTGCCAGTACCTTTCCGTCCAGACGTTCTTCGCCGTCGGGATAGTACAAAGCTACCCCTCTGGTCTCCACAAAATCGGCTGCTGACCTGGACTTGGTTCCAGTGCCATGAGCGTATGGCGTCTGAAACCACGATACGACTATCGGGCCTTGCCGGCGTATGTATTCATCATACCAAGAGACCTGCTCATCAGGGAAGATTGGGTCCCAATTGGCCGT
It contains:
- a CDS encoding uncharacterized protein (COG:G; EggNog:ENOG503NX4X), with the protein product MVERPNKPSSLVATPGLPPQPTVNFSDDNSLVTATLPTGESITVLLYGATVISWKDSSSTEKLWLSSAAKLDGTKPVRGGIPLVFPVFGPPPADHAQTSSLPQHGFARTSRWEFLGKSTSESSGDQQTGDLSVKLDFGLSSAADGLDPKGKAAWPFKFNLIYSVTLNRRDLTTSLVVTNDDERAFDCQVLMHTYLKVKDITNVTISGLDSSSYVDKVDAASTKTQSGEIRIEGETDRVYTADGPLTVSEGGKTLFTVTRDNLSNVVVWNPWVEKAKDMGDFEPKDGYKEMLCVEPGSVGGWQTLEKGDAFEGAQTIALGA
- a CDS encoding uncharacterized protein (EggNog:ENOG503P0HR; COG:S); this encodes MASLGSLPKELLLHVLSFLEPPELVPVQRVSREFSKIARDDVVWRARCLRDSSYLSSLRSRLRLQNLNFALLQAANGARAPSEEAGEANEDSWIKCISGLEVDGDRLSSSQRLERERVRITANWDPIFPDEQVSWYDEYIRRQGPIVVSWFQTPYAHGTGTKSRSAADFVETRGVALYYPDGEERLDGKVLAVSPLDDGSVCLWHVSGGSATKRGAIVARSRPGILFAGPKTRSNQIDSGVTECVSVDSQRHRAFFAVQQNLIEVDLPTLSVIHRETFPWSIATLSAANSAVPLTVGTSLGLHLHDYRSRTPPRADIVDTIDAFDGTKVQLEDISQDPYRQLFDDSPLPPYVPLAQPGPVSILHLPVEGQPSSLSDDIYVAGRFKSILHYDRRQFSRIKGTVYSGANLCSMTSLPYPFSYEDSQARRQARLSLEQVEKSKSAPGRTLIACGEYKSKGSLELYGLPPVGEPARNRQTCARSKLMSVVNHGSCLAVADGMGYVKWFERDGFTEVRRHRIGHSERTEGSSIFASMPGSGDLARKLLATRAAALSSGGEAQVNNNDLVFWTGEKLGLLSFSSQPGFGPSDFEKGEEQSATPEELLLEAQEQAYGQKMREALQWHANDVRLASYLGGPSRG